From a region of the Fuerstiella sp. genome:
- a CDS encoding HTTM domain-containing protein codes for MQSVSSPLKNRLVSVSHAVSRQLFVPVDISFLAFFRIVYGLTMLWYASSLIISDEGWIKRLYIDPVFHFTWYGFEWIRPWPGAGMYIHFVVMVALSICVTFGFYYRIAAPFLCACFSYLFLLEQTSYQNHNYLIVLIGLLMAILPAHRAFAVDAIRVPTIRSAAVSAWALWILRIQIGIPYLFGGTAKLSGDWLQGAPIRLLLADKGGYPLIGPYVDQDWMIFFFAWGSLAFDLLVVPLLLWQRTQKTAFILSVAFHLANAALFHISVFPWLMIGATTVFFRPEWPRYLWRQRRRTAVERVDSSGNGSLSLKKKLIVVGLGAYVSVQLLAPFRHFLYTGNVDWTEEGARFAWRMMLREKKVRLDFIATHTETGQTVNVNPKPYLARYQAVRLQDPDMVLQFSKFLAQQLKTSPEDQVEIRASMLVSLNGRRPQALIDPKINLAAEHRSLRHKPWILPLKEPLREETWTLPVHQWDVLLSHHSNTGKTNSQK; via the coding sequence ATGCAATCCGTCAGCAGTCCCCTAAAAAACCGTCTGGTTTCTGTCTCTCACGCGGTCTCGCGTCAGCTCTTTGTCCCTGTGGATATATCTTTTCTGGCGTTCTTCCGCATCGTCTATGGACTGACAATGTTGTGGTACGCATCGTCTTTAATCATCAGCGATGAAGGCTGGATTAAACGACTGTACATCGACCCCGTATTTCACTTCACCTGGTACGGTTTTGAGTGGATACGCCCCTGGCCCGGTGCCGGCATGTACATTCACTTTGTCGTGATGGTGGCACTGTCGATCTGTGTCACATTCGGCTTTTACTATCGGATCGCTGCCCCATTCCTGTGTGCGTGTTTTAGTTATCTGTTTCTACTGGAACAAACATCCTATCAAAATCACAATTACCTGATCGTGCTCATTGGTCTGCTGATGGCAATTTTGCCGGCACACCGGGCATTTGCTGTCGATGCCATTCGCGTACCGACAATTCGATCGGCAGCTGTTTCGGCATGGGCACTGTGGATCCTTAGAATTCAGATCGGGATCCCCTATCTCTTTGGAGGCACGGCAAAACTCAGCGGCGACTGGCTGCAGGGAGCTCCCATACGACTGTTGCTGGCCGACAAGGGGGGGTATCCGCTGATCGGACCTTACGTCGATCAGGACTGGATGATCTTTTTCTTTGCCTGGGGCTCACTCGCGTTTGACCTGCTCGTCGTCCCTCTGCTCTTATGGCAGCGGACTCAAAAAACGGCTTTCATTCTGTCCGTAGCTTTTCACCTGGCGAATGCGGCGCTGTTCCACATTAGTGTGTTCCCGTGGCTGATGATTGGAGCGACGACGGTATTCTTTCGACCGGAATGGCCCCGGTACCTCTGGCGGCAACGACGTCGAACTGCTGTTGAAAGGGTCGACAGCAGCGGCAATGGAAGTCTCTCGCTGAAAAAGAAACTTATTGTCGTCGGACTGGGCGCATACGTGAGCGTCCAGTTGCTGGCTCCGTTCCGACACTTTCTTTACACAGGCAATGTCGACTGGACGGAAGAAGGCGCCAGATTCGCCTGGCGGATGATGCTGCGTGAAAAGAAAGTTCGCCTCGATTTTATCGCAACACATACAGAAACGGGGCAAACCGTCAATGTCAACCCCAAGCCTTACCTGGCCAGGTACCAGGCTGTTCGTCTTCAGGATCCGGATATGGTCCTGCAATTCAGCAAATTCCTTGCACAGCAACTAAAAACATCACCGGAAGATCAGGTTGAGATCCGCGCCAGCATGCTGGTGTCGCTCAACGGACGAAGGCCGCAGGCATTGATCGATCCGAAAATTAATCTGGCGGCCGAACACCGATCACTGCGGCACAAACCATGGATCCTGCCATTGAAAGAGCCGCTGCGCGAGGAAACCTGGACGCTGCCCGTACACCAGTGGGACGTGCTGCTGAGCCATCATTCGAATACCGGAAAAACTAATTCGCAGAAATGA
- a CDS encoding right-handed parallel beta-helix repeat-containing protein — protein sequence MSERNRHPFVNSPSIVATVAIVVVLAQAASQSPATEPEGLVGHWSFNDGTGRDSSGNEQLAGLGGAKIFSLGDGQACLQFAEEVDPLRIPVSPESPAAIERGTVSFWMSTSSDRTSIIRFNNRAVELNSYRGDFQARFRGNDDFRYGTLVMDYDWPKYDMREFAFYGHPRAAVGDAEWHHFAVAYDDQVGKIIGWRDGQLIAVVDLSTVGPEPLMRQGLSEITAGEEFIGFLDDLRIYNRVLSDSELRSVYSSTRSVYADRRDTNHPDRPMKSYRFQEQDRTLYRAWLQYHPPAREQGRELLKTIVAEGRHSTVRTAASELKDAVRSMFSFTPSVTEQADSGTKVVLGTPATSSWIRSHADQLGLDRIADDGFVIRTVSSGESSTLVVAARIPAGVIFGTFDLIRRIQTGQDPRQLDVFENPAIPIRMVDHWSYFRGVFGDRWRGGGRDNSIFSWEELRTGDTRQIRDWVRMMASAGWNAICPCEVNWHYRDNFLDHLDEVEVLAEILRDYGMKLYWSPSYLLALDQSTADALYARVPDFGGYMMKLGSEKQNGHPGPPMVNRIADTVMPWGGTVLVRGFVYGNLRYTPEPYRTLIPHDIFAPKDGEYRENVIIVPKGSAGDWDYSAPIPAIDGALQKNLSGSEQVIDKKFPSSWVEKWKWWLEQDHYHDGPGSLNKLNVDCIMGVSMISPSPSWTSTPLNMVNYYGLGRLAWNPDRTVDEIYTEWIQQTFGHDPEVVDIIRDILLISDDAARKLYMYRGYRGIWIDKGDVGLVERKLPYVINRHGIGPTSSRLQQRVLSQYSAGLRDVFADPLRSEEYLSAFHFKRHDYRLSIGRTLIEDVYGGMEEAVDLAAKMVRLWSGLENRIDDRRYEYTREALVEFAEDARITRDATAAAFEKYTGRDRKETLAGLTADGLARVQVWNVRHFGAGEHAATNDAPAFNAAIDACSSAGGGTVFVPTGIYPVGTIHLKSNITLVLDKGAILRAADGHMDSREPNPHAHGLTDPAFYHWEASLIRGSNLDNIKIYGPGTLDGSSLTVGSDVPEGTGDKGIALRNCRDVEIRNLNIRKGGYCALLATGCRNLLIDNVTIKTDQNGITLAQCRDVDVAHCHIDAVRYDDGYPAGGEDAIKLCSNLSLGTVRPTENVTVRDCSLAAGGSAIHVGSETVGPISHIEFDNIRVHRAGHAGISVTANDGSDINGLRFRGIRMENTFAAVFIRVTDAARVPPGTYRRGSVRNVSFADMTATGCSRAGSCREMPCIIWGKPNSPLEGIRFDRVSISSEGGNRLFGADGDPQENDIHDPQQLNSVPACVLYLRHVKDVAFANCRFYLRKPDKRPAIVVDNVQKITLKSTELPFDTESSARIAVRGRMTNLEIMNCSGFRDMQLTTGHRSF from the coding sequence ATGAGTGAGAGAAACCGACATCCGTTCGTCAACAGTCCATCGATTGTTGCTACGGTCGCCATCGTTGTCGTGCTTGCACAGGCTGCCTCACAATCACCGGCAACTGAGCCGGAAGGTCTCGTTGGCCACTGGTCATTCAATGACGGTACGGGCAGGGACTCATCCGGTAACGAGCAGTTGGCCGGGTTGGGTGGAGCGAAAATATTCTCGCTGGGAGACGGTCAGGCCTGTCTGCAGTTTGCTGAAGAAGTCGATCCTCTGCGGATTCCTGTCTCGCCAGAGTCCCCGGCTGCTATCGAAAGGGGGACTGTCAGCTTCTGGATGAGTACGTCCAGCGATCGGACCAGCATCATCAGGTTCAATAACCGAGCCGTTGAATTGAATTCGTATCGTGGCGACTTTCAGGCTCGGTTTCGTGGCAACGACGACTTCAGGTACGGAACGCTGGTGATGGATTATGACTGGCCAAAGTACGACATGCGAGAATTCGCCTTCTATGGACATCCTCGGGCGGCCGTTGGCGATGCTGAGTGGCATCATTTTGCGGTTGCTTACGATGATCAGGTGGGAAAGATCATCGGTTGGCGGGATGGGCAGCTGATCGCGGTCGTTGATCTGTCAACCGTGGGTCCGGAACCGCTGATGCGACAGGGATTGAGCGAAATTACGGCCGGAGAGGAATTCATTGGTTTCCTGGATGATTTGCGGATCTACAACAGGGTGCTGTCCGACAGTGAACTGCGGTCTGTCTATTCGTCAACCCGCTCAGTGTATGCCGATCGCCGTGACACGAATCATCCGGATCGGCCCATGAAGTCCTACAGGTTTCAGGAGCAGGATCGCACGCTGTATCGTGCGTGGCTCCAGTATCACCCGCCTGCACGTGAACAGGGTCGCGAGTTACTGAAGACCATCGTCGCCGAAGGCCGGCATTCCACAGTCCGGACAGCAGCATCGGAGTTGAAAGATGCCGTCAGATCCATGTTCTCATTTACGCCGTCGGTGACCGAACAGGCTGATTCCGGCACAAAAGTAGTACTTGGCACACCCGCAACGTCCAGCTGGATTCGCAGTCACGCCGACCAGTTGGGGCTTGACCGCATCGCGGATGACGGATTCGTGATCAGGACTGTATCGTCAGGGGAAAGTTCCACGCTGGTTGTGGCAGCACGTATTCCGGCAGGTGTGATCTTCGGCACGTTCGATCTGATCCGGCGCATACAAACCGGACAGGACCCGCGGCAGCTGGACGTGTTCGAGAACCCTGCAATTCCCATTCGCATGGTCGATCACTGGTCATATTTCCGAGGTGTCTTCGGTGACAGATGGCGCGGTGGCGGCCGGGACAATTCGATCTTCAGCTGGGAGGAGTTAAGGACGGGTGATACCAGGCAGATTCGCGACTGGGTCCGCATGATGGCCTCAGCCGGCTGGAATGCCATTTGTCCCTGCGAAGTGAACTGGCACTACCGAGACAATTTTCTTGATCACCTGGACGAAGTCGAAGTCCTTGCGGAAATCCTGCGGGATTACGGCATGAAACTGTACTGGAGCCCCAGTTATCTTCTGGCGCTCGACCAGAGTACGGCGGACGCGTTGTATGCGCGCGTCCCTGACTTTGGCGGGTACATGATGAAGCTGGGGTCAGAAAAACAGAATGGCCACCCCGGGCCGCCGATGGTGAATCGTATTGCAGACACCGTTATGCCCTGGGGGGGGACGGTGCTTGTTCGCGGGTTCGTTTACGGCAATCTGCGTTACACGCCGGAACCGTATCGCACTTTGATTCCCCACGACATTTTTGCGCCGAAAGACGGAGAATATCGAGAGAATGTGATTATTGTTCCCAAGGGCAGTGCCGGTGACTGGGACTACTCCGCGCCCATTCCGGCAATTGATGGGGCGCTGCAAAAAAATCTGTCCGGAAGTGAACAGGTCATCGACAAGAAGTTTCCCAGTTCCTGGGTAGAAAAATGGAAATGGTGGCTGGAGCAGGATCATTATCACGATGGTCCCGGTAGCCTGAACAAGCTGAATGTGGACTGTATCATGGGCGTTTCCATGATCAGTCCCTCACCCTCGTGGACATCAACTCCGCTGAATATGGTCAACTACTATGGCCTGGGCCGGCTGGCCTGGAATCCTGATCGAACTGTTGACGAAATTTATACGGAGTGGATTCAGCAGACATTTGGCCACGACCCGGAAGTGGTTGACATTATCCGGGACATCCTGCTGATTTCGGACGATGCAGCCCGAAAACTTTATATGTACAGGGGTTACCGAGGAATCTGGATTGACAAAGGTGATGTCGGCCTGGTCGAACGCAAATTACCCTACGTGATCAACCGTCACGGGATCGGGCCGACCAGTTCCCGACTGCAGCAGCGGGTGCTCAGTCAGTACTCAGCCGGCCTTCGCGATGTTTTCGCTGATCCGTTGCGCAGTGAAGAGTACCTGTCTGCCTTTCACTTCAAACGTCACGACTACCGATTGTCCATTGGTCGGACACTGATCGAGGACGTCTACGGGGGTATGGAAGAAGCAGTGGATCTGGCCGCAAAGATGGTTCGTCTCTGGTCGGGGCTGGAAAACAGGATTGACGACCGTCGATATGAGTACACCCGTGAAGCGCTTGTCGAATTTGCTGAAGACGCACGCATCACTCGCGACGCGACAGCAGCCGCATTCGAAAAGTACACCGGCCGGGATCGCAAAGAAACTCTGGCTGGTCTGACTGCTGACGGCCTGGCGAGAGTTCAGGTTTGGAATGTACGGCATTTCGGAGCCGGTGAGCACGCCGCGACGAACGATGCTCCGGCGTTCAACGCGGCGATTGATGCCTGTTCATCTGCCGGTGGTGGTACTGTGTTTGTCCCGACGGGAATCTACCCGGTCGGGACCATTCACCTCAAAAGTAACATTACGCTGGTGCTTGATAAGGGGGCCATCCTCAGAGCCGCTGACGGGCACATGGACTCCCGGGAGCCCAATCCACATGCCCACGGGCTGACAGATCCTGCGTTCTATCACTGGGAAGCATCACTCATTCGGGGCAGTAATCTGGACAACATCAAAATCTACGGTCCCGGAACGCTGGATGGTTCCTCGCTGACCGTCGGCAGCGATGTACCGGAGGGGACCGGAGACAAGGGCATTGCCCTGAGAAATTGCCGGGATGTGGAAATCCGCAATCTGAATATCCGTAAGGGAGGGTATTGCGCACTGCTGGCGACGGGTTGTCGAAATCTGCTCATCGACAATGTCACCATCAAAACCGACCAAAACGGGATCACTCTGGCGCAGTGCAGGGATGTTGACGTCGCTCATTGCCACATTGATGCGGTGCGCTATGACGACGGCTATCCGGCCGGCGGTGAGGATGCGATCAAGCTGTGCAGTAATCTGTCACTGGGAACGGTACGGCCCACCGAAAATGTGACTGTACGTGACTGCAGTCTGGCTGCTGGCGGTAGTGCGATTCATGTGGGTTCCGAGACCGTGGGGCCGATCAGCCACATCGAATTTGACAACATCAGGGTCCATCGCGCCGGCCATGCCGGCATCAGCGTGACGGCCAACGACGGCAGCGATATCAATGGACTTCGCTTCCGCGGGATCCGTATGGAAAACACATTTGCTGCCGTATTTATCAGGGTGACTGATGCCGCTCGCGTTCCGCCAGGCACCTATCGCCGTGGTTCCGTTCGCAATGTTTCCTTTGCGGATATGACGGCCACCGGCTGCTCGAGGGCAGGGTCGTGCCGGGAGATGCCCTGTATTATATGGGGTAAACCGAATTCTCCTCTGGAGGGAATACGGTTCGATCGTGTATCGATCAGTTCGGAGGGCGGAAATAGACTGTTTGGTGCAGATGGGGATCCGCAGGAAAACGACATTCATGATCCTCAGCAGCTGAATTCCGTCCCGGCCTGCGTTTTGTACTTGCGGCACGTCAAAGACGTGGCTTTTGCAAATTGCCGATTTTACCTGCGAAAACCTGATAAACGCCCGGCAATTGTGGTGGACAACGTGCAAAAGATCACGTTAAAATCGACGGAATTACCTTTCGACACAGAGTCAAGTGCTAGGATTGCTGTGCGCGGAAGGATGACTAATCTTGAAATTATGAATTGCTCTGGTTTTCGCGATATGCAGCTGACCACTGGGCATCGATCGTTTTGA
- a CDS encoding DUF1501 domain-containing protein, with protein sequence MLSIFSGQNRDCEGVSRRELFRVGALGATGLSLPGLMELKAAEAEAGAVKDVSVVLLWLQGGPSHIETFDPKMTAPVEIRGMFGEVKTSLPGVTFGGTFPKLAGMADKLAVVRSFQSGISSHKTGSRWVSSGGNSTEANMGSLYARMAGNNNPHTGMPRNVLLLPSSAGEEYKDFIRKGPERFTQVGELGSSFAPFDPSTGSGGQGVENMKLHLPDGRFEDRRTLLTALDHLKRQADSSDVLAGANTAEQQATSVLLGGVSDAFDLSKEDPRTVAMYDTGHCTIPESVLKKKNPDIWQYSPVALGKQLLMARRLCEAGAGYVTVCSTGWDMHGGRFGIVDGIPCLGSALDHAVSAFITDLEQRGLTDKILLVMMGEMGRTPRINRKGGRDHWGNLCSVAFAGGGLPMGQVIGTSDRLASMPASDQIGVSHVLGTIMDSVLDRNALRNDKRMDENLLRSIDAPTIPQLS encoded by the coding sequence ATGCTTTCAATCTTTAGTGGGCAAAATCGTGACTGCGAAGGAGTGTCGCGACGAGAGTTGTTTCGCGTTGGAGCTTTAGGGGCTACTGGACTTTCCTTACCCGGTTTAATGGAACTAAAGGCGGCTGAGGCTGAGGCCGGGGCCGTGAAGGATGTTTCGGTGGTCTTGCTGTGGCTGCAGGGGGGGCCGTCGCATATTGAGACATTCGATCCAAAAATGACGGCTCCTGTCGAAATTCGTGGAATGTTCGGCGAGGTCAAAACATCGCTGCCCGGCGTCACGTTTGGCGGGACTTTTCCTAAACTGGCCGGAATGGCTGACAAACTGGCCGTTGTACGCTCTTTCCAGAGTGGGATCAGCAGTCACAAGACAGGTAGTCGTTGGGTTTCCTCTGGTGGAAATTCAACCGAAGCTAACATGGGTTCGCTGTACGCTCGAATGGCCGGCAATAATAATCCCCATACGGGTATGCCACGCAATGTGCTGTTACTGCCATCTTCGGCCGGCGAGGAATACAAAGATTTCATCCGGAAGGGGCCCGAGCGATTCACCCAGGTTGGTGAACTTGGGTCGTCCTTCGCTCCGTTTGACCCCAGTACCGGTTCTGGTGGTCAGGGTGTAGAGAATATGAAACTGCACCTGCCCGATGGTCGGTTTGAGGATCGTCGGACGCTACTGACTGCTTTGGACCATCTGAAACGGCAAGCGGATTCAAGTGATGTTCTTGCCGGAGCAAATACGGCTGAGCAGCAGGCAACCTCGGTTCTGCTGGGTGGTGTGTCTGACGCATTTGACCTTTCAAAAGAAGATCCCCGTACAGTGGCCATGTATGACACCGGTCATTGCACGATTCCTGAAAGCGTCCTGAAGAAAAAGAATCCTGACATTTGGCAGTATTCGCCCGTGGCTCTGGGCAAGCAGTTGCTGATGGCTCGCAGGCTGTGTGAAGCGGGCGCTGGTTACGTGACCGTGTGCAGTACCGGCTGGGACATGCACGGAGGTCGCTTTGGTATCGTCGACGGGATCCCCTGTCTTGGTTCTGCACTTGATCATGCCGTGTCGGCCTTCATCACGGACCTTGAACAACGGGGACTGACCGACAAAATTCTGTTGGTGATGATGGGTGAAATGGGCCGGACTCCGAGAATCAATCGCAAGGGAGGCCGGGACCACTGGGGTAATTTGTGTTCGGTGGCCTTTGCGGGAGGCGGTTTGCCAATGGGACAGGTAATTGGCACTTCCGATCGACTTGCGAGTATGCCGGCTTCCGACCAAATCGGTGTCTCCCACGTGCTGGGAACGATCATGGACAGTGTTCTGGACCGTAATGCGTTGCGTAATGACAAAAGGATGGACGAAAACCTCCTGCGTTCAATCGACGCTCCAACGATCCCGCAGTTGAGCTGA